From a single Calothrix sp. NIES-2098 genomic region:
- a CDS encoding low temperature-induced protein, with amino-acid sequence MKIIALVSSILRPVRFLVVAFTCALLLLSNAFPAFAIDSYRSNPEEATTQLLDIQRKTDEVERSAPPGLNKVQEESNKGLNEVQGDADIDKMKRPSNSQSATSVEEKIENVLEKVTGKK; translated from the coding sequence ATGAAAATTATTGCTTTGGTTTCATCTATCTTACGTCCTGTACGTTTTCTAGTTGTCGCTTTTACCTGTGCATTGTTATTGCTATCTAATGCATTTCCCGCTTTCGCGATTGATAGCTATCGGAGCAATCCCGAAGAAGCCACTACACAACTTCTGGACATTCAGCGCAAAACTGACGAAGTAGAGAGATCCGCACCTCCAGGATTGAATAAGGTTCAAGAGGAATCCAATAAGGGGCTAAATGAAGTTCAGGGAGATGCAGATATCGACAAGATGAAGCGTCCTTCTAATTCACAATCTGCAACTTCAGTAGAAGAAAAAATAGAGAATGTACTGGAAAAAGTTACAGGTAAGAAGTAG